The Tubulanus polymorphus chromosome 4, tnTubPoly1.2, whole genome shotgun sequence genomic interval catcgttttaattttctttaaGTACAAGTTGCGCGAGTACATCTCTTTAAGGTTGCGAGTTACCGTCGAACAAAACATCTTTGACTCTGCTCAATAGAAACTGCTTGTCTTTTCCTTCCTATAATCAAATACAGAAATGTTTCTCTTattaagaaaatgaaatatgccTTAGATGTTGTGGAATAACAGGATCTTACCAAAACGAGTTCTTCTTTCAATAACTCGATCATTCTCTTTCGTCCAGCAGATACCGCATAATAATAGTACATTAATAAACTGCAGTAGAAAATTACGAGATGATGAATATTTAATGCAATTATCGGACAGGAAACAGATAATGCTTTTacaggtgcttgaaactcctcttatttgagcaaaatacctggaactccttcaattttgagaaatagggaATTAGAAACGTTTGTAGTTCTATAGGAAACTAGGCCTAAATCGTCGCAGTTGGGACCAGGATTTCTTATTACGCAATTAGGTGGTAACTGagtttatatacatgtagtgtATAGAAAAGATATTTGCTTACACATCCACCAAATTAACCTagataaacagtaccaatTAAGGAGGAGTCTACGATACACTGATTGCGATATGAAAGGGATGCGGACACTTCCACGGAATTTTCTGCTTGAAAActctgtatatccaggaatgactaaTCTGTCAGTAGGGACCCTGCTAGGCAGATGCTTGAGAAAGTAAGATTTTTTTCCCAACTTGAATTAAGCCTCTTAATGCCCTTAAAATTCCAAGAACCCCAAAACTTAGTATCTTACTCTGCACGTCATTGCCTAGAGGTGGGCTACGACTTGCGCAACAGTCAGGATTGACTTCTGGACCCATATATGAATAGAATTAGCGGCAGATACTTACCACATAAGAATGATTAGAGGAACGTAGAAATGAGGAGAACCGAGAAACTGGACCGGTTTTCCGATGACATTAGGCAGTGTTTTCACTGTATTTTCGATAGTGTCGAACATCGTGTGATTGGGTGAGCTGTAAACTCTGAACGCACCACAACCCTGAGACGGCGGGATcctaaatattgaaaaaaacaattcatcatttaatATGGGGATGGAATCGTTTAAAAACGGATGAAAATGATAAGTGGTGACTTACTGCCCGATACTATAACCAACAGGAATCAACGTCAGTATATACGAAATCAGTAGAATGTACAGGAAAAACTTGTGCGATTTGGAAGCTTTGTAAGTTCTAGTAGATGATACGCACCAATAAATAACAGTCACCTTCAAAATAAACACAAAATTATCATCAGTATTGGTATCTGATACCGTCACTCACTTGATAATCAAGTGAGTGACGGTATCTTCACTGGTTAGCTGTACATAGTTTATTAACTGTGTTGTAGCGCGCGCTTTAGACTAGTTTCGAAATCAATACCTGGTATATGAATTTATCAATTAAGAATATCTGATGGAACGAAAGTCTTACCTTTTTCAAGTAGAAGAGCAAGAATAGCTTCAACACGGTAATTGCTGGTATTAAGATACAGAAGAAACCACCAATCCTAAAATTGcaacatcatttttttcatagccGTATTCTAGGCCTTTATATCTTCATAAATCAACATTTCAATAGACAAGTCGACTAACCAGCAAAGCACTTGAGCGTAAACAATATCCAGAACATTCTTCGGAATGTCGAATTCCTCTTTACCCAGCCATTTTATCAACTTTGATTTGTCTTCGAGTCTCGATACCACAAAACTGTGAATATTGCGAACATTAAATCATGCAGCATATGTTTTACGCTTTAAGAAATAATGATAGTATGTATTATTGACTTACTATCTTATGAAAGATGCAATTGTGACCAAAAATTGCACAGCAAAATCCAGTATGACAAGTTTGTAAAACGATTGACCGACATAAGTCTCCCAACACTGAAAAACATTGAcagtaaatgaaaaatataacacATAGAAAATATGGACTTTTTTGATCAGTGAATAGATACACATTTCAGACAAACCTTCAGCTGTGGACAAGTGCCACATTCTTTATTACAACCGGTGATTTGTCCGTACAGGGACGCGATAAGAACGGCTAACGATGCCAATCTCAGAAAAACAGTCCTGAAAGAAAATCATACTCATGAGATTCTTCTTGTACATAATACGTAAATAGATGATGACATCTAAATTTCTACAAACCTGAGGAGAGTTATTCGAATTTCAGCTTCAGGGCTATAATCCTCTAACTCGGCGATACTCAAAAATAACATCGGAATTACAAAGttcaaaatcatgatgacGCCAGCGGGCATGTACTCTATCAATAGCAAGACTATTTCAGACTTTTGTTTCGGTTCTTTCAACAGCTGAAATTTAAttatagtaatgataataataataatgattgttTAATTTCTCACGCCACTTAACATACGAATAACTTAAGAATCattaacataaaatattgagaTATTAACTAGATATAAAAAAGATAATCACACTTCAATTCTTCTAAAAAGTTAAGATTACTTTTAAAAGCATCAATAGACGGGCTTTCCCTGACAGTTCTAGGTATAGAGTGCTGTGATCTTAAAAGCTTCAATAATTTCCTATTTGCACATGCTTGACTAAAACAGTAGGATCCTGACAAGACCGTAGATAACAAGCTGCTACGTAAGGAGACCGTAGTGATTTTAGGTAGAATGGACATTGGTTAtgaagaattttaaaaacaagtatcaataattcatattcaattctAATAGCAACTGGTAACCAATGATGAGGAATCAAAAATGGTGTTATGTGATCTTTTGGAAATCAATTGTGTTgcattattttgaattgactGCAAACGTTTTATAAGAGTATTGGTTAAATTCACAATGTAATTAATGAGAGATTTGTCCAATTTGTCCAATTTGTCCAGGGAGACTTAAGAAAATATTCCAGTAGATGATATACAAACCTCTAATGATTTGCCATTAACCCAGAATATGAGATATCCAGCTGCTCCGAGAATAGCTACAACGATCATATTGATCAAAATACGCGTGATGATCACTTTCAGTTTCTTTCCAAACGTTCGATTTTCTCTTTCTTCCTGCAAACGCTCAATTTCCATATCAATCTGAAACATTGGTGAAATTGGTGTATAGTGGAATTTTCACATCTATTCACATTATCATTCTTTACTTTTTCACTGTGAAAAATCCACCTTTTGCAACTAATAATTTTCAAAGTATAAATAAATAAGCAAAAAAGTATGTCAAGATTTTCTGCGAACtaatttcatacatttttgaaaatttgttaacatatttttcaccattttcacAGAAATTTTAGCTTCAAGAATCTTTTACATTTTTAAGATCAATCACACCCTTGAAAGTGGCATTTTATGAATGGTTTCAAGAAAACTAAATTTACCGTAAATTCACGGTGAAGTTTTGCCTGTTTCTCCCGGGCCAGTTGCAGATCGGTCATACAATAATCCCAACCGCAGAAAACTGTATTTGCATATTTAAAGTACGTGTCACCTTCGACGATGAACATACTCTTAAATCCTGAACCAGTTCTATAAGAGATAGATGATAATCAACAAAACAATCGGATCCCCAGATctgaataaaatatgattcagTAATCGCTTATTTTAAACTTACGCTATAACGAGTAGAAGTAAGCTGACTAGATAATAAGCCCCAGTTGCCAGCAGATACGCGAGAGGCATGTTATAGACCGTAACGTGACCCTGTTTTATAGTTTGGTCGATGTAGGTTTTATTGAAGTAATAACCGTAAAACAAAATCGTTCTTTCCAACCAACCCTAAAAGACAGAAGCATTCACGTATTAAATCTTCGCTTTTCAGGGAAAATTGCATTAGGtctttttactgaaaaatgGTCTCTACAGAGAGTCTGAAACATGAATGAGAAATGTATCAAATCTGGTTGAAACTCTGACTCCAGCTCTGCAGTTCCGCGTTAAGATTTGCCTGCtgtgaactaattctaaccCGCAACTGATTCCAGGTTTTGTTTCTCACAATTTTTGATCAATGAATTTCGTTTTCAATCTTTTGAATTCGTACGAAGTGGGCTTTATCTAATCCTATTATCTATTCTCCACGTTTTGCTCCGCGCTGTTCTTCTAATTGTTCTTACCGTCCCTTTCAAAAGATCCAATACTTTATCGAATGTAGTTGAAACTTGCGTCTTGTTGTTGATGAAATCTTCGTATTTCTTCGAACAGACGACCGACTGTTCGACGAACGAGATGTTCTCAGTGTTGTAATCGGTAAGCGCACTCGCCGTCGCGGAGTCGTTCCAAACCGCCGAAATCGACGTCAGATTATCGCCGGTGCTAAGACGGACGGCTTCGCGGAAATTGTGCGGTTTTAAAATGAGTTGCGGAATCAGAACGACGGCGATCATTATGACGGAGATGTAAATATTCAGAAAAAACAGCCATTTCAGGAATCGGAAGAACGAACCGACACCCATCCCGAATCCACCTgga includes:
- the LOC141903154 gene encoding transmembrane channel-like protein 7; the protein is MMVKNKKAVTKRNAALHDRNAVTLGQITNQQDLLALLPSHGFGFDDDGELLQRGGNIQRAGATVRRRRTTKRRRASESIYATIRSASRQSTIDGGGESIEMETAFGADVEEQRDETDLVDDEVDEDEQWNQEQAVKDMATSLTIKRELRMQIQNAPMKKLKGVAGVKHRNRVKWQNFKRDAKDAMYKLKVWNSSFKAIEGGFGMGVGSFFRFLKWLFFLNIYISVIMIAVVLIPQLILKPHNFREAVRLSTGDNLTSISAVWNDSATASALTDYNTENISFVEQSVVCSKKYEDFINNKTQVSTTFDKVLDLLKGTGWLERTILFYGYYFNKTYIDQTIKQGHVTVYNMPLAYLLATGAYYLVSLLLLVIATGSGFKSMFIVEGDTYFKYANTVFCGWDYCMTDLQLAREKQAKLHREFTIDMEIERLQEERENRTFGKKLKVIITRILINMIVVAILGAAGYLIFWVNGKSLELLKEPKQKSEIVLLLIEYMPAGVIMILNFVIPMLFLSIAELEDYSPEAEIRITLLRTVFLRLASLAVLIASLYGQITGCNKECGTCPQLKCWETYVGQSFYKLVILDFAVQFLVTIASFIRYFVVSRLEDKSKLIKWLGKEEFDIPKNVLDIVYAQVLCWIGGFFCILIPAITVLKLFLLFYLKKVTVIYWCVSSTRTYKASKSHKFFLYILLISYILTLIPVGYSIGQIPPSQGCGAFRVYSSPNHTMFDTIENTVKTLPNVIGKPVQFLGSPHFYVPLIILMCLLMYYYYAVSAGRKRMIELLKEELVLEGKDKQFLLSRVKDVLFDGNSQP